Proteins encoded together in one Anaerotignum faecicola window:
- a CDS encoding ABC transporter permease subunit, translating into MVTRKEKEIKFIYALTIIVFSAFMAVPIIRLLIESFVKSGEISLASYIDVVAGRGFSSALYNSAVVSLTAAVISTALAFFMAYSIQYTNLPDKVKKLIHTLAVLPMLLPTITYGFAIIYSFGKQGLITKIFGRQIFEIYGFNGLLFGYVIYTMPISFMLILNSMTFIDKKFMIVSRVMGDSRVRTFMQTVFRPLLGAVAASMVQCFFLCFTDYGIPASVGGKYEVVATVLYNKMLGSIPDFNQGAVVAMIMLIPSVISIIVMKYLEKYNIRYSKISIVEINKNKARDLFFGIGSALILICILSVFIVIAVVPFVSEWPYKIEFTLEHFQAVLSDSSLVMVCRNSIIVAAGTALAGLLITYGAALITARSSIDNRLKTCINGIALVTNTIPGMVIGIAYMLIFSGTPLQNTFWLIILCNVVHFFSTPYLMMKNSLEKLNNSWETTALLMGDTWAKTIIRIVTPNMKTTILEVLSYYFINAMVTVSAVIFIAGARTMVMTTKIKELQYYTKYNEVFILSLFILVTNLVVKTALGYLIKRENIKRGIKNEKE; encoded by the coding sequence ATGGTGACAAGAAAAGAAAAAGAAATTAAATTTATATATGCATTAACAATAATTGTATTTTCCGCTTTTATGGCTGTGCCTATTATAAGGTTGTTGATTGAATCATTTGTAAAAAGCGGTGAAATAAGTTTAGCAAGCTATATTGACGTTGTTGCCGGCAGGGGATTTTCTTCTGCATTGTATAACAGCGCTGTTGTGTCGCTGACAGCGGCTGTTATTTCAACGGCACTGGCTTTTTTTATGGCATATAGCATACAGTATACTAACCTGCCGGATAAAGTAAAAAAGCTTATACATACTTTAGCCGTATTGCCTATGCTGCTTCCGACTATAACGTATGGATTTGCAATTATATATTCATTTGGAAAACAGGGGCTTATAACCAAAATATTTGGACGGCAGATTTTTGAAATATATGGCTTTAACGGGCTTCTGTTTGGTTATGTTATTTATACAATGCCGATTTCTTTCATGCTTATACTTAATTCCATGACATTCATTGATAAAAAGTTTATGATTGTTTCAAGGGTTATGGGCGACAGTAGAGTCAGAACATTTATGCAAACGGTTTTCAGGCCTTTATTGGGGGCTGTGGCAGCGTCAATGGTACAATGCTTTTTCCTCTGCTTTACTGATTATGGAATTCCGGCGTCAGTTGGTGGGAAATACGAGGTTGTTGCAACTGTGCTGTATAACAAAATGCTTGGAAGCATACCGGATTTTAATCAAGGGGCTGTTGTAGCAATGATTATGCTTATACCATCGGTAATAAGTATAATCGTTATGAAATATCTGGAAAAGTATAATATACGTTACAGCAAAATTTCGATAGTTGAAATAAATAAAAATAAGGCAAGGGATCTGTTTTTCGGTATCGGTTCGGCGTTGATACTTATATGTATTCTTTCCGTTTTTATTGTTATAGCGGTTGTGCCGTTTGTAAGTGAATGGCCATATAAAATTGAATTTACGTTAGAACATTTTCAAGCGGTGCTAAGTGACAGCAGTCTTGTGATGGTATGCAGGAATTCTATTATTGTTGCAGCTGGAACTGCTTTGGCCGGTCTTTTAATAACGTATGGCGCCGCCTTAATAACTGCAAGAAGCAGTATTGACAACAGGCTTAAAACTTGTATTAACGGTATCGCGCTTGTAACAAACACAATACCTGGAATGGTTATAGGAATCGCATATATGCTGATTTTTTCCGGCACGCCGTTACAAAATACATTTTGGCTGATTATACTGTGCAATGTAGTCCATTTTTTCTCAACTCCGTATTTGATGATGAAAAATTCCTTGGAGAAGCTTAACAACTCATGGGAAACAACTGCATTGCTTATGGGCGATACTTGGGCGAAAACGATTATAAGGATTGTTACTCCCAATATGAAAACAACAATTTTGGAAGTTTTAAGCTACTATTTTATTAATGCTATGGTTACTGTAAGCGCTGTCATATTCATAGCGGGAGCAAGGACAATGGTAATGACGACAAAAATTAAAGAACTTCAATATTACACTAAATACAATGAGGTATTCATATTGTCATTGTTTATACTTGTTACAAACCTTGTTGTAAAAACGGCGCTTGGATATTTAATAAAAAGAGAAAATATTAAAAGGGGAATTAAAAATGAAAAGGAATAG
- a CDS encoding ABC transporter ATP-binding protein → MLELKNIKKSYDGVEVLKNINLSISDGEIISILGPSGCGKTTLLNLILGLTDADSGSIIFNGIDITDVPMEKRGFNIVFQDYALFPNLNVYQNITYGLKNRPDISTKEEVNELISILGLNPHLSKKIEQLSGGQKQRVALARTMVMKPKILLLDEPLSALDGVIKESIKQKIKEIARDYHLTTIIVTHDPEEALTLSDKVLIVNEGNISQFGSPDEIITAPKNTFIKEFILNQLEIKRDNIFTLFKRESGKVQAV, encoded by the coding sequence ATGTTGGAATTAAAAAATATAAAAAAATCATACGATGGGGTAGAAGTTCTTAAAAACATTAATCTTAGTATTTCTGATGGAGAGATAATATCGATACTCGGCCCGTCAGGCTGTGGAAAAACGACTTTACTGAATTTGATTTTGGGTCTTACAGACGCCGACAGCGGAAGCATAATTTTTAATGGCATAGATATTACAGATGTTCCTATGGAAAAACGAGGATTCAATATAGTCTTTCAGGATTATGCTTTGTTTCCGAATTTAAACGTATACCAAAATATTACATATGGCTTAAAAAATAGGCCTGACATTTCAACAAAAGAAGAAGTAAATGAACTTATAAGTATTTTAGGTTTGAATCCTCATTTAAGCAAAAAAATTGAACAGCTTTCGGGCGGGCAGAAGCAAAGAGTCGCTTTGGCAAGGACAATGGTTATGAAACCTAAAATATTGCTTTTAGATGAGCCGTTAAGCGCTTTGGACGGAGTGATTAAAGAATCAATTAAACAAAAAATAAAAGAAATTGCAAGGGACTATCATTTGACAACAATAATAGTGACTCACGATCCCGAAGAAGCTTTGACTTTATCGGATAAAGTTTTAATAGTTAATGAGGGCAATATATCGCAGTTTGGTTCTCCCGATGAAATTATTACTGCCCCTAAGAACACTTTTATTAAGGAATTTATATTAAACCAGTTGGAAATTAAAAGGGACAATATATTTACTTTGTTTAAACGGGAGTCAGGCAAAGTTCAGGCGGTATAA
- a CDS encoding succinylglutamate desuccinylase/aspartoacylase family protein, with the protein MKNSITVAGVTAASGEKKSQFVKVPGIDHEFPMTIINGKNDGKVFLVTAGIHGYEYPGIQAVVELAEEINPDDISGAVILVQCINIEGFYQRQTYIVPNDPIRGNLNRLFPGNSEGTFSEKICAFISDEFVAKCDFHVDIHSGDAVEDLEACAIVCAPKESENNRFSGEIAKCLKFKYRMNSGGRTECYNSSSIDKGVPSMLFERGGAGLCLRQEVDDDKEDLKTVMKCLGIAEGKAEPNKEQKFFKRHEWTESTNKGMLYRFVNVGDDIKKGQKLFEIRDFFGNLIEEIHAKFDGHVVIVSNTLGVNVGDDLITYGEIEE; encoded by the coding sequence ATGAAAAACAGTATTACAGTTGCGGGAGTAACGGCAGCTTCCGGAGAGAAAAAATCCCAGTTTGTAAAAGTACCCGGAATAGATCATGAGTTTCCTATGACTATAATAAACGGAAAAAATGACGGAAAAGTTTTTCTTGTAACGGCAGGTATCCATGGTTACGAATATCCGGGGATTCAGGCTGTTGTTGAGCTGGCGGAGGAAATTAATCCTGATGATATAAGCGGAGCCGTAATATTAGTGCAGTGTATAAATATTGAAGGTTTCTATCAGCGCCAAACATATATTGTCCCTAACGATCCAATCCGTGGAAATCTTAACAGGTTGTTCCCGGGAAACAGTGAAGGCACTTTTTCAGAAAAAATATGTGCTTTCATTTCCGATGAGTTTGTTGCAAAATGTGATTTTCATGTTGACATCCACAGCGGCGATGCTGTTGAGGATCTTGAAGCGTGCGCAATTGTCTGTGCTCCTAAAGAATCTGAAAATAACCGTTTTTCAGGAGAAATAGCTAAATGCCTTAAATTTAAATATAGAATGAATTCCGGAGGCAGAACAGAGTGTTATAATTCAAGTTCCATTGATAAAGGCGTTCCTTCCATGCTGTTTGAAAGGGGCGGAGCAGGGCTCTGTTTAAGACAGGAAGTTGACGACGACAAAGAAGATTTAAAAACTGTTATGAAATGCCTTGGTATTGCTGAAGGTAAAGCCGAACCGAATAAAGAACAGAAGTTTTTTAAAAGGCATGAATGGACGGAGTCGACAAATAAAGGTATGCTGTACAGGTTTGTTAATGTTGGCGATGACATAAAAAAAGGGCAGAAACTTTTTGAGATCCGCGATTTCTTCGGAAATCTTATAGAAGAAATTCATGCTAAATTTGACGGACATGTTGTTATTGTTTCAAATACCCTTGGCGTTAATGTCGGAGACGATTTAATTACTTACGGTGAGATAGAAGAATAA
- a CDS encoding thioredoxin domain-containing protein has product MPNNLQYEKSPYLLQHSNNPVNWMPWGNEAFEKSKKEDKPIFLSIGYSTCHWCHVMAHESFEDKNTADYLNKYFVSIKVDKEERPDIDAVYMESCQMMTGSGGWPLSVFLTPDKRPFFAGTYFPNKSSLGLIGFYDLIVNINNMWKNKRHKVLEAGNQTTEFLQKQNECSNIMPGKEIIEKGAEGLLNSFDKVWGGFGQAPKFPSPHNLLFLMRYASAQSSKASIDAVIKTLDCMACGGIFDQIGGGFSRYSTDRKWLVPHFEKMLYDNALLSYTYFSAYNVTGIKFYKYIAEKTVKYVLCELLDSKGGFYCGQDADSDGVEGKYYVFSPEEIKFVLKDDGEYFCRWFNITEDGNFEGQNIPNRINKNKEECNNASIEPLCKKINEYRKKRTKLHLDDKILTSWNSLMISALAKGYMSCGKTEYLSAAINAYSFTEKNLKDKNERLFIRYRENEAAFKGQLSDYAFYSFALLSLYEATFEIEYLKKAEIYARYMTELFYDEIGGGFYMYADDAEKLITRPKEIFDGAIPSSNSAAGYVFSKLASITGKAEWIEEANKQFEFLAKVSDSVYLGNSFALFAMCQAIYPTFEIVCVSSENTVPEVFFDFVKRYHGFELTAVFKCRANKDALEETAPFTASYPIPERGNMYYLCSGNTCYEPKENIEELNELLEKLRASVFE; this is encoded by the coding sequence ATGCCAAATAATTTGCAGTACGAAAAGTCGCCGTATCTTTTGCAACATTCAAATAATCCCGTTAATTGGATGCCTTGGGGAAACGAAGCTTTTGAAAAGTCTAAGAAAGAGGATAAGCCGATATTTTTGAGTATCGGATATTCAACATGCCATTGGTGCCATGTTATGGCGCATGAATCATTTGAAGATAAGAACACGGCCGATTATTTGAATAAATATTTCGTGTCTATAAAAGTCGATAAGGAAGAAAGGCCCGATATTGACGCCGTATATATGGAATCATGCCAAATGATGACAGGCTCGGGCGGATGGCCTCTTTCTGTTTTTTTGACTCCTGATAAAAGACCGTTTTTTGCAGGAACATATTTCCCTAATAAAAGCAGTTTAGGATTGATAGGATTTTATGATCTAATAGTTAATATAAACAATATGTGGAAAAATAAAAGGCATAAAGTTTTGGAAGCTGGTAACCAGACAACAGAATTTCTTCAAAAGCAAAACGAATGCAGCAATATTATGCCCGGAAAAGAAATTATTGAAAAAGGGGCAGAAGGGCTTTTGAACAGTTTCGATAAAGTTTGGGGTGGGTTCGGACAAGCGCCGAAATTTCCATCGCCGCATAATCTGCTCTTTTTGATGAGATATGCGTCGGCTCAAAGCAGTAAAGCAAGTATTGATGCCGTAATAAAAACTCTTGATTGTATGGCATGCGGCGGAATATTCGATCAGATAGGCGGCGGATTTTCAAGATACTCAACTGATAGAAAATGGCTTGTTCCGCATTTTGAAAAAATGCTGTATGATAACGCTCTTTTGTCATACACATATTTTAGTGCATATAACGTCACCGGAATAAAGTTTTATAAATATATTGCTGAAAAAACAGTTAAATATGTACTTTGTGAACTTCTTGACAGCAAAGGAGGATTTTATTGTGGCCAGGATGCCGACAGCGACGGAGTTGAAGGGAAATATTATGTATTTTCTCCTGAAGAAATAAAATTTGTTTTAAAAGACGACGGAGAATATTTCTGCCGCTGGTTCAATATAACTGAGGACGGAAACTTTGAGGGACAAAACATACCAAACCGTATTAACAAAAACAAAGAGGAATGCAATAATGCAAGTATTGAGCCGCTTTGCAAAAAAATAAATGAATATAGAAAAAAAAGAACAAAACTTCATTTAGATGATAAAATACTTACGTCTTGGAACTCGCTTATGATATCAGCTCTGGCGAAGGGATACATGTCGTGTGGAAAAACCGAATATCTTTCAGCGGCAATAAACGCATATTCTTTTACCGAAAAAAATTTAAAAGATAAAAATGAAAGGCTTTTTATACGTTACAGGGAAAATGAAGCGGCATTTAAAGGACAGCTTTCCGATTATGCATTTTATTCATTTGCTTTATTGTCACTTTACGAAGCAACTTTTGAGATTGAATATTTAAAAAAAGCAGAAATATATGCCCGTTATATGACGGAGTTATTTTATGATGAAATCGGCGGCGGATTTTATATGTATGCGGATGATGCGGAAAAGCTGATTACTAGGCCTAAAGAAATTTTTGACGGCGCAATTCCGTCCTCAAATTCAGCGGCCGGGTATGTATTTTCGAAACTTGCTTCAATTACAGGAAAGGCAGAATGGATTGAAGAAGCAAATAAACAGTTTGAATTTCTTGCTAAAGTATCAGATTCAGTATATTTAGGGAACAGTTTCGCGTTATTTGCAATGTGCCAGGCTATTTACCCTACGTTTGAAATTGTATGCGTATCTTCTGAAAATACTGTGCCGGAAGTTTTTTTTGATTTTGTGAAACGATATCACGGCTTTGAATTAACGGCAGTATTTAAATGCAGAGCCAATAAGGACGCTCTTGAAGAAACTGCTCCTTTTACAGCATCATATCCAATACCGGAAAGAGGAAACATGTATTATTTGTGTTCCGGAAATACCTGTTACGAACCAAAAGAAAACATTGAAGAACTTAATGAATTATTGGAAAAGCTTAGAGCATCAGTATTCGAATGA
- a CDS encoding copper amine oxidase N-terminal domain-containing protein, protein MKKNIILKRVLVSTMAVAAIMGTSVFASSINGYKDTAAVTSDDDKYDNDDDRDDDDLDDKYDNDDDRDDNDLDDKYDDDDDKDDSDNDLNDDDDLDDMDDNDGIVNIGADGFVTHEGTVESIEVDKEKGSVTVMISNDNGGLIASIDKNTTILQDGKYKSLDDIEKGMEITFIIPSNAPMGLSMPPFTGSVAVAVLESENSYFTVSKFDNDLLSEEAMLKLNISDDTVITDIKGTKKVYTEDDIKNSELLVFYTVTTRSIPAQTTPSMVMILNKDNGNVETASEPAAEVRTNTVEAKYVSLRELAEEAGYTIDWVSNNEPISIEKDGEKISVEIGSSSIVIDGEAKELSLETKLDGDRVVISTELSDVLK, encoded by the coding sequence ATGAAAAAGAATATAATTTTAAAAAGAGTTTTAGTTTCTACAATGGCTGTTGCAGCAATTATGGGCACATCGGTTTTTGCTTCAAGTATCAACGGTTACAAAGATACAGCTGCGGTAACGTCGGATGATGACAAATATGATAATGACGACGACAGGGACGACGACGATTTAGATGACAAATATGATAATGACGACGATAGGGACGACAATGATTTAGATGACAAATATGATGACGATGATGACAAAGACGACAGCGATAACGATTTGAACGATGATGACGATTTAGACGATATGGACGATAATGACGGAATTGTGAATATCGGTGCAGACGGATTCGTTACACACGAAGGTACTGTTGAATCTATCGAAGTCGACAAAGAAAAAGGTTCTGTTACAGTTATGATTTCTAATGATAACGGCGGCCTTATAGCTTCTATAGACAAAAATACAACTATTCTTCAGGATGGTAAATACAAAAGTCTTGATGATATTGAAAAAGGCATGGAAATAACATTTATTATACCGTCAAATGCTCCTATGGGGTTAAGTATGCCTCCTTTCACGGGAAGCGTAGCGGTTGCTGTACTGGAAAGCGAAAATTCTTATTTTACAGTTTCAAAGTTTGATAATGATTTGTTAAGCGAAGAGGCAATGCTGAAACTCAACATAAGCGATGATACTGTAATTACAGACATTAAGGGCACGAAAAAAGTATACACCGAAGATGATATAAAGAATTCAGAACTGCTCGTTTTTTATACGGTAACGACAAGAAGTATCCCGGCTCAAACAACGCCGTCAATGGTTATGATACTTAATAAAGATAATGGAAATGTTGAAACTGCAAGCGAACCGGCGGCAGAAGTGAGAACAAATACGGTAGAAGCAAAATATGTTTCCCTTAGGGAATTAGCTGAAGAAGCTGGATATACAATTGATTGGGTATCAAATAACGAGCCGATTTCGATAGAAAAAGACGGAGAAAAGATATCTGTAGAAATTGGAAGCAGCAGCATAGTAATTGACGGCGAAGCTAAAGAACTTTCGCTTGAAACTAAGCTTGACGGCGACAGGGTTGTAATATCAACAGAATTATCAGATGTATTAAAATAA
- a CDS encoding U32 family peptidase gives MTDIKTELLAPAGDLEKLKIAVLYGADAVYIGGEAYGLRAKAKNFDINKMKEGIEFAHSHNVKVYVTANIYAHNNDFEGMAEYFKEIETIGADALIISDLGVFSVAKEAVPNMEIHISTQANNTNYKSALMWRNLGAKRIVVARELSIDEISEIRKSIPKDMDIEAFVHGAMCISYSGRCLLSNYLSGRDANKGECSHPCRWKYSLVEETRPGEYMPVVENERGTYIYNSKDLCMINHIPDLINAGIFSFKIEGRMKTPFYVGTVVKAYREAIDDYLKDPNLYSRKLAYYIEEVSKASHRDYTTAFYYGKPDGNQQVYTNNSYIREYDFIGMIEKDYDPDTGCAVVMQRNKFSVGDKIEVMPTKGTSWEMTVENMWNEDGVPIETAPHPQQILKVKFPKPVKKFDMLRKSLN, from the coding sequence ATGACTGATATTAAAACCGAGCTTCTTGCCCCAGCAGGGGATTTGGAGAAACTTAAAATTGCAGTCTTATATGGGGCTGACGCGGTATATATAGGCGGCGAGGCTTATGGACTGCGGGCGAAAGCAAAGAACTTTGACATAAATAAGATGAAAGAAGGCATTGAATTTGCACACAGCCACAATGTTAAAGTTTATGTAACGGCTAATATATATGCGCATAATAATGATTTTGAAGGAATGGCGGAATATTTTAAGGAAATTGAAACAATTGGCGCAGATGCGCTGATTATTTCCGATCTGGGCGTTTTCTCCGTTGCAAAAGAAGCTGTGCCGAATATGGAAATACATATTTCGACTCAAGCCAATAATACAAACTATAAAAGCGCGTTAATGTGGCGTAACCTTGGAGCTAAAAGGATTGTTGTTGCAAGGGAACTATCGATTGATGAAATATCCGAAATCAGGAAAAGTATTCCGAAAGACATGGATATTGAAGCTTTTGTTCATGGCGCAATGTGTATTTCATATTCCGGAAGATGCCTTTTAAGCAACTATTTAAGCGGACGCGACGCCAACAAAGGGGAATGTTCGCATCCATGCCGCTGGAAGTATAGCCTGGTGGAAGAAACAAGGCCTGGGGAATATATGCCGGTTGTTGAAAATGAAAGAGGAACATATATTTATAACTCAAAGGATTTATGTATGATTAACCATATTCCGGATTTGATAAATGCAGGTATATTCAGTTTTAAAATAGAAGGAAGGATGAAAACTCCTTTCTATGTCGGAACAGTTGTTAAAGCGTACAGGGAAGCTATCGATGATTATTTGAAAGATCCGAATCTCTACAGCAGAAAACTTGCATACTATATTGAAGAGGTCAGCAAAGCCAGCCATAGGGATTATACGACTGCTTTTTATTATGGAAAACCTGACGGCAACCAGCAGGTATATACTAATAATTCTTATATCAGGGAATATGACTTTATCGGAATGATTGAAAAGGACTATGATCCAGATACCGGATGCGCCGTTGTTATGCAGCGTAATAAATTCAGTGTCGGCGATAAAATAGAGGTTATGCCTACGAAAGGCACGTCGTGGGAAATGACGGTTGAAAATATGTGGAACGAAGACGGGGTTCCCATTGAAACAGCGCCTCACCCACAGCAAATATTAAAAGTTAAATTTCCAAAGCCTGTAAAAAAGTTTGATATGCTCAGAAAGTCTTTAAATTAG
- a CDS encoding O-methyltransferase, with translation MKYVTDDYLHGYLRLIQPKYDGTLGKIQEEAQENEIPIVPHEVARFLSTILSIKRPKEILEIGTAVGFSAGLMSRYIQPGGHITTIDRYEIMLKEARINIERLGLKETINLIEDDAANVLPRLSGPYDVIFLDAAKGQYIQFLPHILRLLPIGGILIADDVLQNGDIAKSRFSVPRRQRTIHKRMRNFLWDISHLDCLESCIIPIGDGVVLCHKIKEYVATEGEFSDD, from the coding sequence ATGAAATATGTAACGGACGATTACCTTCATGGATATTTAAGACTTATACAGCCAAAATATGACGGAACACTAGGAAAAATACAAGAGGAAGCACAGGAAAATGAAATTCCTATAGTACCTCACGAGGTAGCGCGTTTTTTAAGTACGATACTTTCTATTAAAAGGCCAAAGGAAATATTGGAAATAGGAACGGCCGTTGGCTTTTCGGCAGGGCTCATGAGCAGATATATTCAGCCGGGCGGACATATTACGACTATAGACAGATATGAAATTATGCTTAAAGAGGCAAGGATAAATATAGAAAGACTTGGCCTTAAAGAAACTATAAATTTAATTGAAGACGATGCGGCAAACGTACTTCCTCGCCTTTCGGGACCTTACGACGTTATTTTCCTTGACGCGGCAAAAGGGCAGTATATACAGTTTCTGCCGCATATACTTAGGCTTTTGCCTATAGGAGGAATACTTATAGCTGACGATGTGCTGCAAAACGGGGACATTGCAAAATCGAGATTTTCTGTTCCGAGAAGGCAGAGGACAATACACAAGCGCATGAGGAATTTCCTGTGGGATATTTCGCATTTGGATTGTCTGGAAAGCTGTATTATACCTATTGGCGATGGTGTTGTGCTTTGCCATAAAATTAAGGAATATGTAGCGACAGAAGGGGAGTTTAGTGATGACTGA